The genomic DNA TTACTTTCAACATATATGCTCTTATGCACGCATAACTAGATATCACGACTTGCATGTGGCTAGACGTACATAGGAGTAAGTGCATGTGTATATGCGTTTAAAGAGGTAATACGAGAATCTTGGTGTGAGTGTATAGATTTGAGGTCAATCCCAACCCAAACATCAGCATGTAGTTTCCATACTTGCCATGTCATGGATACACAAGGCATAGAAACTATATCTCCAATGCATGgttttttcaaaatattttttttctccaatcACCTCTTTTCTCTCTGGgtttgttcgcttcagcttattcagccggcttatcagccaccaaacagtgttttcctctcacaacaaatcagccgtttcagcttttcagccggcttagaagctgaagcgaacaggtcctcTCCTTCTCTTCCAATCCCTTCTTCTTTCTTGTTCTCGCGTAGAGCTAGTTTCTTGCATGAGATCTGATTTCCTTCTTTCTCATCTTTAATTTTTCTTTCATATCATCCTTTTGCTTACATGGCATGTTATTTAATACCATAGAAACCATCTAGTCACCAGGTTGGGATGACCTAATAGCTATAATAGTTTTACTCGTTATTAGAAACAGAATTTAGCACACCACTGACATGATTGCTCGTATGTGTGATCGAGTCGAGTGCCCATGCCATAGAAGAGTGAAACTTGCTCTAACGTAAGTAAGCCTGAGATCACAAGTTCAGAATCAGAATCATCCCTCCCGACCCAGCACGTCAACTAGACAGGGCACACACTCAACCCAAACGCACCGACCGACAGGGATGCTCCACATGAAATTCTCTAATTCAAAATGATTCAAAAACTTCCCAAAAATTTGGAAACTGCCCTCAAAAGTGGAAATTACGGTGCGCCCCTTTTCCAGAAAAGCAATTGGCGGCCTATTCGGCTTCAGCGCCGCTCAGTTCTGCCACTTCTCAGGCCGCCAAAATTCCCTCCCCAATTCTTTCGTGCTccctctccaccaccgccgccgccgccccctcgcctcccgctTCCCGCCTCCCGCCTCCCGCCTCCACCGGCCTTTTCCCGCCGCCCCGAAAAACCCCTCTAGACCccagccgcagcccgcaggtGTAGCAGCGGGCTGCGGTCGCCGTCTCGCTCCGATGCCGCGAGCCTTCGAGGAGATCTCCGACGAGGAGTGGTCGCACCACAGTTTCAAGTCCTCGCGCGTCTTCAAGCGCGCCAGTCAGCCGACCTCgaagcctccgccgccgatcGATTCATTCCGCTACGACCgcaaggcttcctccgccgccggcaccagcACCGCAACCGTCGTcctctccgacgacgacgacttcgACCTAGATGCGGACGGGCGGTCGCGCGCCGCGAAGAGCCAACGCGGCCTCAAGCGCCCGCATCACGGCCCCCCTTCGCGGGCTCCTCCGTCGACTGGCTCATTCGGCCACAATCCTGAACCCTCCAAGGCCGCCGCTGCCTTGGGGATCTCTGACAGCGAGGACGACTACTTCGACCTCAACGACGATGACTTCGGCCTTCCTGCCTCGCCGTCGAGGACGTCACGCCTGCGCCGCAAAGGGAAGACCCAACGCGTCCTGAAGGGTCCGCAGCACCGGCCCCAATCGCGGGCTCCTCCATCAACTGGCTCGTTCCGCCACAATCCCAAACCCTCAAAGACCGCTGCCACCACGGGGCTATCtgacagtgatgatgatgacttcGACCTCACAGACCATGACTCGGACCTTCCAGCTTCCCCTCCCAGGACATCACGCCCTCGCCGCACTGCTGGTCGCCGGTTGGTAACTGCTGCCATTGACATCTCCGAGGAAGACGAAGACTTAGACCTTGCTGATGATGATGTCGACTACCAGGCCCCGAGGCCTCCCCAGCAACGCACCTCTGGTCGCCGCTTTGTGATTGGGGATGATGACGACAGTGACGTGCCTGTAGCTGATGGAGCGATGGATGTGGAGGAGGATGACGGGGTGAACTGGTCGGAGCTGGAGAATGATGACGAAGATGGGGACTACAATGGCGGGAGAAGTGTGGATGTGGAGGAGCGCGAGGGGGATGTGGTGGGAATGGCGCTGCGCAAGTGCTCACGCATCTCCGCGGATCTGCGCCAGGAGCTTTTTGGCTCATCAGCACGAAATGTTGAAAGCTATGCCGAGATAGATGCTTCCACTTGCCGGATTGTTACTCAGGTAAATAATTTAAGGGTTTTCTTTTGAGATGGCAATTTAGTGGTTTTGGATAACCAATGTTTTGATCAAATGAGATTTGTGAACAATGGAACAGGAAGACGTGGATGCTGCATGCACAAGTGAGAATTCAGGGTTTGACCCTGTGTTGAAGCCGTATCAGCTCGTGGGAGTTAATTTCCTTCTCCTATTGCATCGGAAAAGCATTGGCGGAGGTAAAGTTTTTATGCATTGAGCTGCTGAACTTAGCGCTCCTAATTGCTCATAACATTATTCGCCAGTGGAGTAGCCTATGATTACTGTCAGAGAGCATACTGTTTTTTCTGCAGCCATTGCCTTCTGCAATAAACAGTCCTGCATTTGCTAGTTCTTTTTCTACAAAGATGTAAGTTATGTGAGTAGCAATCACATTGATGAAATCATGAAAATAATTTTGATTGAAAACACTTTAATTGTGTCTTTTGGTTCTTTTAACATGTTTTTCTTGGGGGGAAAACCCCTACAGTGGTATGATGTAGGTATGCCAAATCAATACTAGGGCGCATCACTGCATATGTAGATGTTCAACTGGTGACTAGCTtgaatactactccctccgtcccgcaaaGAGTATCCCTTTAGttctgtcctaagtcaaaccatcCTATGTTTGgccaagtttatataaaaatatatcaatgcttttgatgtctagcaagtttcattagattcgttatgaaatatattttcatagcatacctatttagtgttataaatattgatattcttctttataaacttggtcaaacttaaaacagtttgacttaggacagaaCTAAAGggacactctttgcgggacggAGGCAGTATCTGTCAGTTACTAACATATTACTGTTAACTTTAGAATTTGTTTTGTGCAATAATTTGTTTGTATTATGTATTCATTTTAAGGACAGCGATATGCCAACTATTATTATGTGCTGCATATGGGAGTACCGCATACTTTGCTATGTTTTATCGGTTGCgccatgccaaaaaaaaaactagattaTTAGCGTTAATATGTCTCTCCTCTTTTTCTTTACAGCAATTCTGGCTGATGAAATGGGTCTTGGGAAGACAGTGCAGGTAAGTGACCATTGTAGTAACCTAACATGATTTCCTAAATTTTGTGAATCCCAAATGATTTGTCATAAGGTGACATGATTGTTGTATTATGTCAACTGCATCCTACAATATAATATGTATTAGCAACTGTACTGTGTTGAAATAATAAAATATAACATTGGATGATTTATTTGTCTAAACATTTGATCACTGCACACAGTTACAGTAAAACATACTGATTAATGTGGTCTTCTAGAATGCTAGAATACATCACTTGTAGGATTCTGCGTAATGGAGTGCTAATTCATTTTTCTTagtgtttgaattttttttcttttgttcttacAGGCTGTCACTTATCTTACTCTGTTGCGGCATCTATATAACGACCCAGGTCCACATCTGATAGTTTGCCCAGCTTCTGTGTTGGAAAATTGGGAAAGAGAACTCAGGAAGTGGTGCCCTTCGTTTTCAATCATAATGTTTCATGGAGCTGGAAGGACTGCCTATTCAAAGGAATTAAGCTCCTTAGGCAAGGCTGGCTGTCCAGCCCCATTTAACGTGCTTCTTGTTGGCTACACTCTTTTTGAAAGAAGAAGGTTTGCAGTGACTTCTTTTGCGTGGCGTTGCAGAATGTCATATTCACAACATTGGAAATTATGTTTATCTCTTGAAACATTTAATGTAGTGCTCAACAAAAGGATGATCGTAAGGCTCTCAAAAGATGGCAATGGAGTTGTGTTTTGATGGATGAAGCACATGTTCTGAAAGATAAGGGCAGCTTCCGATGGAGAAACCTGATGGCTGTTGCGCAACATGCTCGTCAAAGGCTGATGCTGACAGGAACCCCGCTTCAAAATGATTTGCATGTAAGTGTTTTTGACAAGGGTTCGCTTTATGGTAGTCCTTCAACATACATGATGTTGTTTTTTGTAGCAAACGCTTGAGTAGGAAAACAGCCACCTATGTGATGAAATTGATGCACGGAactttctgaaaaaaaatatagagtATACTGACTAGGTAAAATTCAAAATAACCTCCACATTTAAACTTAACAAAGTCATAAAGTGCACACCACCAACGATTCAACCATAGACTTTTAACTAGCACTATTTTCTTGGAGTGTAGCAGAACCTTTTAAGCTTCATATATTAAACAAAATAGTGCTTGAAAGTGAACTTTTCCGGGACCAATTGTACAGTTTTGGTCTTGTGGACTTTATATGAATACAAGGCATTCTACATATCAAGGTACAATTCTGCCATTTCTTTCTACCATATTTATGAATCAGCTCATAGTTTCAATACATGAGTTTATGTCTCAACCCCTCTACTTCCTGAAAATATTATGAGAAGAACCACTAGTAAACGAAGGGAATCATGACAATTTTCTTTTACTCCTTAATCTGTGTGCTCAAAGCTATAATGGCATACTTGCTGATCAGCAAGGGAATTGGCAACTATGGGAGGGGACTCTCTGTCTCTCCGTATGTTTGGTGTTGTAGATAGCATACGGAGTGCTTATTTGTATCTAGACAGCCGCGTTTCATTTTTTAAAACATCAACAGTTGTTGCTTATTGACATGACATGAGTGATACCAGTTTTTCTATTACCTGAAGCTTTCAACCATCACTGTTTTTAAAAGGCAATATTAATGGTTAAAATTCTATTTCATCTTAAATTGCCATGCATCTAAAACTTCTTTGTATGGTAATATGGTCTGCAGGAGCTATGGTCATTGTTGGAATTCATGATGCCTGATATATTTGCCACTGGAGATATTGATCTGAAGAAGCTGCTGAATGCAGAAGACCATGAACTAATTTCACGCATAAAGTCCATTTTAGGGCCTTTTATTCTTAGACGTTTGAAGTCAGATGTAATGCAGCAGCTTGTTCCTAAAATACAACATGTGCGTCAGTCTCTTCTTAAACATCTGCAGTCAGTTATGCTACTTGATGTTTCAACCTAAATTCATTTTGTGTGCAGGTTAAGTTTGTCACCATGGACACAGAGCAGTCTAAAACTTACATAAATGCCATAGATGAATACCGTTCTGCTTGTCAGGCTCGTAGTGCCAAGTCTTCAGTTGACATGACCAATAATGTTGTTGGATTGATTCCAAAGCGTCAAATATCAAATTATTTTACACAATTTCGCAAGGTGAGCACATCTTATGATGCAAAATTTTGGAAATATGTTTATGGCTGTTTCAAATGTTCTTTCATTGCTCGACAGATTGCGAATCATCCTTTGCTTATAAGGCGTGTTTATAGTGACAAAGACGTTGATCGAATTGCAAGGTTGCTCTATCCTAAAGGTGCATTTGGCTTTGAATGTTCCTTGGAGAGAGCAATTCAAGAGCTAAAGAACTACAATGATTTTAATATCCACCAAGTATTGTCCTTTCTTGACTTCTACTTTATAAGCTGCTCCATCATCTATTGGCTTTGCTGACCGCACTAAATATACTAGGTCTTGCTCTTTGCATTGTCTGGTCAGAACCATTTCCCTGATTTGTTTTAATTTATTTCTATGTGCCAAATAGTTCAATGTAGGACTGATTATTATGGACAAATTATTATTCATATGTTGTTTTAATGGCTGCATTTAGCGGTTTTGATTTTGAGAAACACACCATTCCCTGCAAGTTAGTCTTGTTTCCTTTTCTCTATTGATGgtgtatttatttattttttcactTGCAGCTATTAATATCATATGGTGATGCGGGTACAAAGGGGGCTCTAACAGATGAGCATGTTTTTGCATCAGCAAAATGTCAGGTATATTTCTTTGTCCAACACCTGTTTTGTTATGTGGTtgctgttttattttttttaaaaaagggtGGAAATATTGATAGAGGTTTTTGCAACAAATTCTCAACGAAGCCATCCATTTACTTGCAGCTATTTTTTAAACTAGTAAAGCTTTTTTACTTTAATATCTACTCTCTGTTCAGGCCTTAGCAGAGCTTTTACCTTCTCTAGCAAATGATGGTCACAGAGTACTCATATTTAGTCAGTGGACCACAATGCTTGATATCCTTGAATGGGCACTGGAAATAATAGGAGTTACATATAGACGTCTTGATGGGGGGTAAGTTCTTTCCTTAGAGATTTTTAATTGAATTTTAGTTTGTTTATTAACTATTTCGTGTCTTTTCCCCCAGGACACCGGTAACAGAAAGGCAGACTATAGTGGACACTTTCAACAATGATCGTTCTATATTTGCATGTTTACTTTCTACAAGAGCTGGAGGTCAGGGGCTGAACCTTATAGGAGCTGACACAGTCATTATACATGACATGGATTTTAACCCCCAGATGGATCGGCAAGCTGAGGACCGCTGCCATCGCATCGGACAGCAGAAACCTGTCACTGTCTACAGGTGCTAGTCTAGTTGATTTAGATTCAATATCTGTTTTGATCTATAATCGAGGGACTTGTGATGATTACTACAGGGGTTTAGGAGAAAGATTAGGAACTAAAAATCAAGCAAGAAAACGGATAGGAACAACATAGACAGTACACCCGCTTACCACCTCAATGATGGACTTCTCTGATTCTTCTGTTTTTATTCATCAATATCATGGACATATCCATATTGATCTTTCTACCCAAaagatgttttttattttttaaatagtAGCTAAAGATGATGAAAAGTGCTTCCTTTGTTTTATTATTATATACCTTCATAAAATTGAGAATTTTCCTTACAATACATTATACCTTTATAAAAACTGTTCTGGAGAGACAATGAAATCTAGTATTATTATAAAAAGCCTTTATGCTTTccccttttctttattttttggtgTGTACCTGTGCTACACTTCACATATATATGCATGTATTGAAAGATAAGTGAAGaattttcttgggtttgctacatcTGGTGAGCTATTTGCTACTCTTGCAAACAGAGCACATCCTTTTTTACCAGGCGATTTTTTGAAATTTGTGGTTGAGTTTACTCTATCATTTTTATTTTGTGCCATTTAATTTCATTGGGTTTTTGAAATAGGAATGGCCCTTATAATCCAACATGATCATAATgtctaacaaaaaaaaatcaaagtgaCACAGATATTCACTATTATGGAAGGCTACAGTAAACATAGTTTGGTTGCATATCAAGCTCCCAGTAAATTGTTATGGAATGATAATGAGTGTGTTATTTGTCCATTCAGGCTAGTAACAAAGGGTTCGGTTGATGAAAACATCTATGAGATTGCAAGGCGGAAGTTAATACTAGATGCCGCAATTCTTCAACCTGGAGCAGAGTTAGACAATAGCACTGATGTTCCAGAGCAGACAATGGGAGAGATTTTGGCATCTCTTCTCCTGGCCTGAAGTACTAATCATGGAGTGTCTTGGAGGTATTTGATCCTATCCTTATCAATGGGTTTATGGCCTTCATTTAAGCATGTCAGCCACCCTGGTTAATTTCTTGAGGTCCTAAGATGTGCATTCATGATGCCTTTGCAAACTGCTGGATTGCCAGCGTGGTTCTGGTTCTGCAGTGACATAGTATTTAAGCTTACTCTAGGTTGCAATTTAGTCTGATTTAGTTTCTCCTACATAGCAAGGACTGGAATCTGAGAAAGTAGTATATCTGTACCAAAGTTTCAACATGTTCTAAATGAAATGAAGAAtagttgcaagttgcaactacTACATAGGAAGCATCGCTTCAGTCtgtaccattttttttttctattatcTGTGCGAGTACCTGCACTTACATTGTCAGTATAGGTTGTCTTCTTTTCTTTAGAGTGCAGTTATACCACATATATATCCTCACACACAGCTCTAACCGTCAGTTTTCTTTTGAGCTTGGTGCCCCTTTATGAGATAATCATAAGGGAAGCACcattaattaatttttttcgCTAGCACAATAAATTCAAATAAATACAATTGTATGCTTGTGTTTGTGGATTCCTTTTCTCTTTAATGTGTAAGAATCCACAGCTTGTAGCACCTCAGCTGGAGCTGTTCAAATATTTTGAGATTTCAGCTTCTTTGGTCATCATGAACTGTATCTGACAAGATACTGTGGTGCCCTGATGAATTTCAAGTAATACAGATATGTGTCTTTTTGTTTGCAGTTGGTTGATTTTAATCAAACTTGCAAGTCCCATATTTTCATATGTGCTGTTTTTTTTATCCTTTGTGCTAGGATAATCTGCTTGTGAAGTTCTATTAGAGTTCATCTTTCTTGCTGAGGCAGTGATAACAAGTGAAGCATTTTAGAGCATTTGAAGTATGCGGTTATATTACTTTTTTTAAGGGTGGCATGCATTTATATTGTTTAAGGACATCGCCTGCCTACTGAGATCAGAGCACTTCAACTTTGATGTCATATCGGCATACTGCTAAAGGGTGCACTGCTTGTTATATCTTGCCTTACTTTTTTTTACCTCTGTTAACACTTATAATTAGGGATTcaagtttttgtttctttgggTCATTTGGTTGACCAAACCTCTTTCAAATGAACTAATCCGGGTTTCGTACAAGAAAAAGTGGGGAAAAAAGGATCTTGGGCCTAGGGGTGTGACCCAGAGCTACCCATCAAGTACCCACTTGCACCCCTACTTGCAATTCATGGATTAGTGATTTAATGAATGTGTTTAAAGAAATAACCTGGCCCACTGTGATGGTATCAGTTATAATAGAGGGAGTATGATGCTTGCTGTATGCTTGACTACTTTCAGACTGCTATTGACCTATTTTACAGTGCCATTTTCCTGACTTCCAATACTCATGCTTGAATGCTTTCGTTCTTCCATCAAGATAATTTGTTCTTGCGATACCCTGATCCTGACAATTCTCTCCAGTTCTATTTTTTATTGTTGACTAAtgcctttttttcatttttctttggGGGAAAAAAGGATTGTTTCGTTGTGCTTTCATCAATCCTTTTAAGCCTGAGCACATGACCATACGTCGAATGCAAGAAATGAATTTTATGCTGGTGAAGGATTTGAGAGTTTGTCAAATTTATTGTATCGACATGCCTTGATTTGGCTGGGAGCCCGGTATTCCAGGGCTATCTGCATATATGTTAAACCTAAGTTTTTGTAAGGGCCAAGAATATGTTTTTGCAGCAGTGGGGCATTTGTTGAATGCCGCTCTGATGCGCTGCTGCTTCCTTAGGGCCtctttgtttgagctgcagcttttgagcttttctgaaaagctgATGCTTGTTTTTTGTTCTGAAAAGGCAATACTAGCTTTTAGaggatgtgtttagctttctgagctcaaaaagctacgaaaagctcaTAAAATTGAGCTTTCTAGCTTTCCATACAAACTCAGTTTTTTTGGGCTTCTAGCTTTTCGGAAGCTGCACAAGAAATTTGCTATTTGTGAAGTtcgcttttttttttgggcttCTGGCTTTTTTTCGTTGACCTTAAACAAACAAATAGGGCCTTGCTTACCCTTTGGAATATGATTGCTTGACTGGAGGTATGCTTTGTTGGTCTTTGTATCGTGTTTGAGTGCGTCTGTCAGTGGGAGAAAATGGGAATGCATTCATGTGAGCTGATTGTCCTTGtattgtactccctctgttccaaatcgTACGTCATTTTAGCATTTCAGATTCAGATAtgttattatgtatctagacattaTATACATCTAGTTGCTATAGGTGCATAGCAAGATCTATGAACTAATAAatgccaaaacaacctacaatttgggatagagggagtagtaTAGGACACTGGTGAAATTACGTGGACAGGTCAGTTGCATTCTTGTATGATGATTGTTATGTACGCACACTAGAATCTGATGAATTCCACTGTTGAAATGTTGCACCATTGACATGCGCATGATTGGTTCGTAGCATAACTCCAAGCACGGTTCTATTCAGTGAAGCCATTCTGGCCAAATGACAAGTACTGCTCCTGATCCCCAAACATTGGTACCTGGAGCCTGAGGCACGGAGTCCTGTTCTGAGTGTCCCTGCCATGAATTAAGAAGGCCTGTGTAAGTTGCTGTTCGCTTGCATCATTAATGGAATGAGCATTGTCTCTCTGGACTGCGGAATTGTCCTCTTGGAGCGACGTGGTTTGGTTGTCAATCGCTGGTGGGTTAAGTTAGGTTCATGGGCTGGGCCATTTTGTTTCTCGTCCGGATGTCTTGGAATTGTCCCGGCTTCTCTCTGTTGGTACTTCTTCAGCAGAGTCGTGCACAAGCGACATGGGGAAACGGCCATGGCGCTTGTGTACTGGTGTGACGTTCTCGCTAGTGGTATACGGGCGCAGTCAGAATCATTGGGGTCGAAATGAGGCGGTCGCGTTGAAACAAGTCAACAGATGACTCCTTTTCAGAATAGGGAGGACGTAATCGTCCTATTGTAGTAACGATGCGATGACCTCGCAGGACATCCTTGTCCGATCCAGTGTGTTTCTGCTGCTGTTTGCCTGAAACTGCTAGCTTCGTACATTCACTTTCGCGAAATGCTCAAAACATTTCCCCAACTTGCATTACAGTGGGTCAGTGGCGTGTTACTAACGCATCTCTCCCCGCGAACATCACGTCGTTTGTCGCCTCGCCTACGCCTCGAATTGCTTTGATCGTGCACGTGACGAGGCCAATTATACTGTCG from Setaria italica strain Yugu1 chromosome VII, Setaria_italica_v2.0, whole genome shotgun sequence includes the following:
- the LOC101763052 gene encoding protein CHROMATIN REMODELING 19; protein product: MPRAFEEISDEEWSHHSFKSSRVFKRASQPTSKPPPPIDSFRYDRKASSAAGTSTATVVLSDDDDFDLDADGRSRAAKSQRGLKRPHHGPPSRAPPSTGSFGHNPEPSKAAAALGISDSEDDYFDLNDDDFGLPASPSRTSRLRRKGKTQRVLKGPQHRPQSRAPPSTGSFRHNPKPSKTAATTGLSDSDDDDFDLTDHDSDLPASPPRTSRPRRTAGRRLVTAAIDISEEDEDLDLADDDVDYQAPRPPQQRTSGRRFVIGDDDDSDVPVADGAMDVEEDDGVNWSELENDDEDGDYNGGRSVDVEEREGDVVGMALRKCSRISADLRQELFGSSARNVESYAEIDASTCRIVTQEDVDAACTSENSGFDPVLKPYQLVGVNFLLLLHRKSIGGAILADEMGLGKTVQAVTYLTLLRHLYNDPGPHLIVCPASVLENWERELRKWCPSFSIIMFHGAGRTAYSKELSSLGKAGCPAPFNVLLVGYTLFERRSAQQKDDRKALKRWQWSCVLMDEAHVLKDKGSFRWRNLMAVAQHARQRLMLTGTPLQNDLHELWSLLEFMMPDIFATGDIDLKKLLNAEDHELISRIKSILGPFILRRLKSDVMQQLVPKIQHVKFVTMDTEQSKTYINAIDEYRSACQARSAKSSVDMTNNVVGLIPKRQISNYFTQFRKIANHPLLIRRVYSDKDVDRIARLLYPKGAFGFECSLERAIQELKNYNDFNIHQLLISYGDAGTKGALTDEHVFASAKCQALAELLPSLANDGHRVLIFSQWTTMLDILEWALEIIGVTYRRLDGGTPVTERQTIVDTFNNDRSIFACLLSTRAGGQGLNLIGADTVIIHDMDFNPQMDRQAEDRCHRIGQQKPVTVYRLVTKGSVDENIYEIARRKLILDAAILQPGAELDNSTDVPEQTMGEILASLLLA